The following are from one region of the Cumulibacter manganitolerans genome:
- a CDS encoding ATP-binding protein — protein MSGAARRGELPNAAPLGDVAGEPAPLARVIVLAGPSGSGKTRLAERLRLPVVPLDDYYKDATDPTMPRNGGHLDWESPASWDRAAAIAALRAICAVGSVEVPTYSYSLNRPGLLADAILIHNRRATTFARRLRRDLDHRRKPIRDIVRIGVQKVRAEAVILRELQAAGCTPMSARAAESRLRALIAAT, from the coding sequence TTGAGCGGTGCAGCACGCCGCGGCGAGTTGCCGAACGCCGCGCCGCTCGGCGATGTCGCCGGGGAACCGGCGCCGCTGGCTCGGGTCATCGTGCTCGCGGGACCGTCGGGCAGTGGCAAGACCCGGCTCGCCGAGCGGCTGCGGCTGCCGGTCGTCCCACTCGACGACTACTACAAGGACGCCACCGATCCGACGATGCCGCGCAACGGCGGACATCTCGACTGGGAAAGCCCTGCCTCCTGGGATCGCGCGGCCGCGATCGCCGCGCTGCGGGCGATCTGCGCCGTCGGCTCGGTCGAGGTACCGACGTACTCCTATTCGCTCAACAGGCCGGGCTTGCTGGCCGACGCCATCCTGATCCACAACCGCCGGGCGACCACGTTCGCCCGCCGGCTGCGCCGCGACCTGGACCACCGGCGCAAGCCGATCCGCGACATCGTCCGGATCGGCGTGCAGAAGGTGCGCGCCGAGGCGGTCATCCTGCGTGAGCTGCAGGCGGCCGGGTGCACGCCGATGTCCGCACGCGCCGCCGAGTCGCGGCTGCGCGCCCTCATCGCCGCGACCTGA